The following are from one region of the Centroberyx gerrardi isolate f3 chromosome 16, fCenGer3.hap1.cur.20231027, whole genome shotgun sequence genome:
- the gask1b gene encoding Golgi-associated kinase 1B: MGKSLFHWLCSPFLRLVGSFRRYPPSKRNLIIACVCVFYLFFVVSQVGHSRDRRIDKDKYRRSRGLYNLGITEAQADSVVNAGSVVPTRSNVVYITLRSKRLKPANIRGTVRPKLRRKVRRIKSDNAAFTQNKAGTLGRDASQKRTFGSKTSWREIRDIDYRSLDRSNTDPQSDPHVSSIRIYSQRAPPWFSAEDVNAMRFLADAKVLRIKEVSHAGSQSLLILEGETHVSLTNPKHLKLNKVCGGQCGIIKRPVDTSEVFAFHLDRVLGLNRTVPAVSRKFSFLHDGRPSPVVSWDASLYPEALVAGRSTVRFTWGEYQSSLKQRCWQKNITPKSDSGCSTIHHYEWSKLALFDFLLQIYNRLDQSCCGFKPRQEDVCVELGHHAECGDQDHIALANIIHRGRDPRHLVFTNNKGFFDRNEDNLDFRLLEGIKEFPEQAVAVLRSRRLREKLLQSLFLDQTYWESQGGRQGIDKLIDVIERRAKFLLTYINAHGIKVIAMNV, encoded by the exons ATGGGGAAGTCTCTCTTTCACTGGCTATGCTCCCCTTTTCTAAGGCTGGTCGGCAGTTTTCGGAGGTATCCTCCATCCAAAAGGAATTTGAtaattgcgtgtgtgtgtgtcttctacCTGTTTTTCGTAGTTTCACAAGTTGGACACTCGCGGGACAGACGGATTGATAAAGACAAGTACCGAAGGAGCCGCGGATTATATAATTTGGGGATCACCGAAGCCCAGGCAGACTCTGTGGTGAATGCGGGCTCTGTGGTCCCGACCCGGTCCAACGTGGTGTACATAACGCTAAGGTCTAAGCGTCTCAAACCGGCAAATATCCGGGGTACAGTCAGACCAAAACTGAGGCGAAAAGTGAGAAGGATCAAATCAGATAACGCGGCTTTTACGCAAAACAAAGCTGGCACTTTGGGGAGGGACGCGAGCCAAAAGCGCACCTTTGGATCCAAGACATCCTGGAGGGAAATCAGAGACATAGACTACAGATCTTTGGACAGATCTAATACAGATCCACAATCAGACCCTCACGTTAGCTCTATCCGAATATACAGCCAGAGGGCACCGCCATGGTTCAGCGCAGAGGACGTCAACGCCATGCGCTTTCTTGCCGATGCCAAAGTTTTGCGCATCAAGGAAGTCTCTCATGCAGGCTCTCAGTCGCTCCTGATACTTGAGGGCGAGACACACGTTTCACTGACCAACCCAAAGCATCTAAAACTTAACAAAGTATGCGGGGGACAGTGTGGAATTATCAAGAGACCCGTGGACACCAGCGAGGTCTTTGCTTTCCATCTGGACAGAGTGCTGGGACTGAATAGGACCGTGCCAGCTGTAAGCAGGAAGTTCAGCTTTTTGCACG ATGGCCGGCCCAGTCCGGTGGTGTCATGGGACGCATCCCTCTACCCAGAAGCCCTTGTGGCAGGCCGGTCCACCGTGAGGTTCACATGGGGGGAGTACCAGAGCTCCCTGAAACAGAGGTGTTGGCAGAAAAACATCACCCCCAAGTCCGACTCCGGCTGCTCCACCATTCATCACTATGAGTGGAGCAAACTGGCTCTGTTTGATTTCCTCTTACAG ATTTATAACCGTCTGGATCAGAGCTGCTGTGGGTTCAAGCCCCGGcaggaggatgtgtgtgtggaactAGGCCACCATGCAGAGTGCGGGGACCAGGACCACATAGCTCTGGCCAACATCATCCACAGGGGTCGCGACCCCCGACACCTGGTCTTCACCAACAACAAGGGATTCTTTGACCGCAACGAGGACAACCTGGACTTCAGGCTCCTGGAAGGAATCAAAGA gtTTCCGGAGCAGGCGGTGGCGGTGCTGAGGAGCAGGAGGTTGAGGGAGAAGCTCCTCCAGTCTCTGTTCCTGGACCAGACCTACTGGGAGAGCCAGGGCGGCCGGCAGGGCATCGACAAGCTGATCGACGTCATCGAGAGGCGGGCCAAGTTCCTCCTCACCTACATCAACGCCCATGGGATCAAAGTCATCGCAATGAATGTGTGA
- the tmem144b gene encoding LOW QUALITY PROTEIN: transmembrane protein 144b (The sequence of the model RefSeq protein was modified relative to this genomic sequence to represent the inferred CDS: substituted 1 base at 1 genomic stop codon), with product MAFRLALFLXILADVRSKKNAAVGAVETSDFPFLNSTNMTNFAYGFAANVVAVLLYGSNFVPVKRIETGDGMFFQWVNCAAILVVSKVGDLMLQCPKFHPFAMLSGVIWATGNIAVVPIVKAIGLGLGILIWGSSSLLMGWASSRFGWFGITAQAVSRPILNYCGAGLCLLSGLIFFFVKTDVETHPSSESTPLLIDRRVNSGVYGPASSEFWIDLIGPKTRRLIGCLLAVVSGLLYGSSFAPILYIKSHSSCHDSMFHGASLYDLDYVYAQSSGIFLTSTVYFIIYCAAMNNRPRVYSRAILPGLLSGLMWTIATYCWFLANNYLSAVVTFPILTAGYGLVAALWGSLVFKEIKGLTNCFIFIVASCVVLTGSMLTAFSKF from the exons ATGGCATTTCGTTTGGCTTTATTCCTGTGAATTCTTGCAGATGTCAGGAGCAAGAAAAATGCTGCAGTTGGCGCGGTGGAAACATCTGATTTCCCCTTTCTTAACTCAACCAATATGACTAATTTTGCCTATGGATTTGCTGCAAATGTGGTCGCTGTGCTTTTGTATGGGAGCAACTTTGTTCCTGTCAAAAGAATAGAGACAGGGGATG GTATGTTTTTCCAGTGGGTAAACTGTGCAGCCATATTGGTAGTATCTAAGGTTGGAGACTTGATGCTTCAGTGCCCCAAATTCCATCCTTTTGCAATGCTAAGCGGTGTGATCTGGGCTACAG GTAATATAGCAGTCGTCCCAATAGTGAAAGCAATTGGCCTTGGCCTTGGAATTTTAATTTGGGGTTCCAGTAGTTTGCTGATGGGCTGGGCCAGTTCAAG GTTTGGGTGGTTTGGGATTACTGCCCAGGCTGTTTCCAGGCCAATATTAAACTATTGTGGAGCTGGATTGTGTCTTCTCAG TGGCCTGATCTTTTTCTTTGTGAAAACGGACGTGGAGACGCATCCCAGCTCGGAATCGACCCCATTACTTATTGATAGG AGAGTAAACTCTGGCGTCTATGGACCAGCTTCCTCAGAGTTTTGGATAGACCTCATTGGACCCAAGACCAGGCGGCTCAT AGGCTGCCTGCTTGCTGTTGTGTCTGGCCTGCTGTACGGATCCTCCTTTGCACCCATTCTCTACATTAAGAGCCACTCGTCGTGTCACGACAGCATGTTCCATGGAGCCAGTCTCTACG ACCTTGACTATGTTTACGCGCAGAGCTCCGGCATTTTCCTCACAAGCACTGTGTACTTCATCATCTACTGTGCTGCCATGAATAACAGGCCCAGGGTTTACTCCAGAGCCATCCTACCAG GCCTCTTGTCCGGCCTGATGTGGACAATAGCCACATACTGCTGGTTCCTGGCCAATAACTACCTGAGTGCTGTCGTTACCTTTCCTATCCTCACTGCA GGATACGGTCTGGTTGCAGCTCTCTGGGGATCCTTGGTTTTCAAGGAGATTAAG GGTTTGACCAACTGCTTCATCTTCATCGTGGCCTCCTGTGTTGTGCTGACCGGCTCCATGCTGACTGCCTTCTCAAAGTTCTAA